CGAAATCTGGTAGCCCTTGGGCAGGTCCGGATAGAAGTAGTTCTTCCGGGCAAACACACTCTGCTCGTGAACCGTACACCCGAGCGCCAGCGCTGCCCGGGTGCCGAGCCGCACAGCCTGTTCGTTCGGCACCGGTAGCGCACCCGGCAGGCCAAGGCAGACCGGACACACATTGGAATTGGGCCGCTCGCCGAACGCGGTCGAGCAACCGCAGAAGAGCTTCGAGCGGGTGGCGAGCTGCACGTGGACTTCGAGACCGATGACGGTTTCCCAGGGCATCTCAGCGCACCTCCGCCGCGGCATCGAGGTGCCGCTCGATGACCTGCGCCATCGCCAGCATCCGCGCCTCGTCGAACGCGGGGCTGATCAACTGCAGGCCAATGGGAAGGCCGTTGCTGGTACCGATCGGCAGACTCATGGCCGGGAGCCCGGCAAGGCTCGCTCCGCAGACGAAGACGTCGGCGAGATACATCTGCACCGGATCATCGACCTTGGATCCGGCCGCAAAGGCGGGCGTCGGCGTCGTCGGCGTCAGCAGGGCGTCGACGCCAGACTCGAAGACATTCTGAAAATCCCGCGCGATCCGGCGCCGAGCTGCCTGGGCACGGCCGTAGTAGGCATCGTAGTACCCGGCGCTCAGGACGTAGGTTCCGATCAGGATCCGCCGCCGAACCTCGGCACCGAATCCCTGGCCGCGGGTCGCTCGGTACAGGGCCCGCAGGTCGCCCGCGGCACCGATCTTCCGGTTGCCGTACCGCACCCCGTCGTACCGCGCCAGGTTCGCCGCCGCTTCGGCAGGCGCGACCACGTAGTAGGTGGGTACTGCGTAGGAAGTGCTCGGCAGCGAGACATCAACGACGGTTGCCCCCAAGCTGCGCACGAGCGCGACCGCGCCGTCGACCCCGGCACGGATACCGGGATCGAGATCCGCGGGCAGGTACTCGCGCGGCAAACCGAATCGCAGGCCACGCAGATCATCGCGCGGGCGTTCCAGCGTCAGCGGCGGCGCTGCGACCGTCGTCGCGTCCTGAGCATCGGGCCCGGCAATCGCCGCCAGCACCCGGGCAGCCGCGTCGACGTCTCGTCCAAACACCGAGACGCAGTCGAGGGAGGACCCGAACGCCACCAGCCCGAACCGACTGACCCGCCCATAGGTGGGTTTGACACCGACGATACCGCAGAACGCAGCAGGCTGCCGAACCGATCCGCCCGTTTCCGACCCCAGCGCCGCAGGTACCACGCCGGCGGCGACCAGTGCGGCCGATCCGCCGGAACTGCCACCCGGCACCAGCGCCGGGTCGAGCGGATGATGCACCCGCCCGAACGCCGAGTACTCGCTCGACGACCCCATGGCGAACTCGTCCATGTTGGTCTTGCAGGCCACGACGCCGCCAGCATCACGAAGCCGCTCGACCACTGTCGCCGTATAGGGCGATCGATACCCGGCCAGCATTGCCGACGCGCAGGTCGTCGGCAACTCGGCCGTCACGATGTTGTCTTTGACGGCCACTGGCATGCCGGCAAGGACGCCTTCAGGGGCGCGTGCGGCCACGCGGACCGCTTCCGCCTCGAGATCGGCACGGGTTCCCGCCAGCGCGGCGTTGAGCCCCCTGGCCCGCTCGAGTCGCTCCGCAGCTGCCTGCGCCAGCGCCAGGAAGCTCATCAGTCGTCCATCGCGGCCAAACGGGGCACCACGAAGAAGCCGTCGACCATCGCAGGGGCGATGGACTCGATGCCGTGAACCAACGGAACCGATGCAACGACGTCCCGTCGGAGCGCGGTCTGCTCGGGACCGACGGGCAGCGAGGTCCCCTCGTCACTGACCGGGGCGAGCTGTCCGACATAGTCGACGATTTCTGCCAGCTGCGCGGCCAGATGCTCGACGGCCGCGTCCGGAACGTCGAGCTCCGCCAGCCGAGCGACCCGCAGGACATCCTGGCGTGAGATGCTCATGCGCTCTCCCAGTCGCGCTCGAGGCCGGCGTAGGCCACCAGCAGCTGCTTGATGCCGAACTCCTCGGCGTCGAACCGTACCGTCACCTTGAGGTCCTTCCCGGCCCCGGACAAGCCCTGGATGATGCCGCTGCCAAAGCGGCGATGTCGGACCCGCTCGCCCTTGATCAGGCGCGGGGCGTCCTGCGACTGCTCTTCCGCTTCGACCCGTGGCATCGGCACAGCCGGCCTGGACGCGGGCCGTTCAGGCTGCCAGCCGCGCTGGGGAGTCCGTCCGGATCCGCCCGACGATCCGTAGCTGCCGGAGCGCCCGTAGCGGCTTGCGGAGGCCTGCTTCCAGCTTGGCGCGAATAGTGACGAGGTCCGCTTCTCGTCGACGATGCCCGGCGGAATACTCTCGAGAAAACGCGACGGCATGCTGGGCAGAATCTCCCCGCCGCGCCTCCGAGACCGGGCGTGACTCAAGTAGAGTTTGTCCTTGGCTCGCGTCAGCGCGACGTAGAACAGACGCCGTTCTTCCTCCAGCCCTTCCTGGGACTCGGTCGATCGGGCCAGCGGAAACAGACCGTCCTCGAGGCCGGCCACGGCAACCACGGGCCACTCGAGCCCTTTGGCCGTGTGCATCGTCATCAGCGTGACACCAACCTCATCGCCTTCCTGGGTATCGTGGTTCGACAGCAGCGCAGCCTCCGCCAGGAAGCGCATCAGCGGTGTTGTCGTGTCCTCGCCGTCGGTGACGACCTCGGACCAACTCGCGGCAGCAGCGACCAGTTCCTTGACGTTGTCCCAGCGATCCTTGCCCTCGGGGCCCTCGTCGAGCAGCATCCGCTCGTACCCGAGCGACTCGATCAGCGCCTCCAGCACCTCGGCAGGCTGACGATCGCCCACC
The Gemmatimonadales bacterium genome window above contains:
- a CDS encoding aspartyl/glutamyl-tRNA amidotransferase subunit C; the protein is MSISRQDVLRVARLAELDVPDAAVEHLAAQLAEIVDYVGQLAPVSDEGTSLPVGPEQTALRRDVVASVPLVHGIESIAPAMVDGFFVVPRLAAMDD
- the gatA gene encoding Asp-tRNA(Asn)/Glu-tRNA(Gln) amidotransferase subunit GatA, yielding MSFLALAQAAAERLERARGLNAALAGTRADLEAEAVRVAARAPEGVLAGMPVAVKDNIVTAELPTTCASAMLAGYRSPYTATVVERLRDAGGVVACKTNMDEFAMGSSSEYSAFGRVHHPLDPALVPGGSSGGSAALVAAGVVPAALGSETGGSVRQPAAFCGIVGVKPTYGRVSRFGLVAFGSSLDCVSVFGRDVDAAARVLAAIAGPDAQDATTVAAPPLTLERPRDDLRGLRFGLPREYLPADLDPGIRAGVDGAVALVRSLGATVVDVSLPSTSYAVPTYYVVAPAEAAANLARYDGVRYGNRKIGAAGDLRALYRATRGQGFGAEVRRRILIGTYVLSAGYYDAYYGRAQAARRRIARDFQNVFESGVDALLTPTTPTPAFAAGSKVDDPVQMYLADVFVCGASLAGLPAMSLPIGTSNGLPIGLQLISPAFDEARMLAMAQVIERHLDAAAEVR